A genome region from Microbacterium terricola includes the following:
- a CDS encoding LuxR C-terminal-related transcriptional regulator, which yields MTVTPAIPPHAVDRPPLRALLDIGAEAPLTLVVAPAGSGKTVLLAQWAAHLAPTEFAWLELTSADNDAVHLARRLVSELGELDGAFAALDAPLGTPGAGLGAPMIEALAAAFAEVPSRIVVIFDDLHRVTNRDIITDLWRLVDMLPPNVHFVFSTRVDLRLGWSRHRLRHGLVEIRAAQLAFDDADAVHFLERVSRRAVEPSTAAAAVRRTEGWAAGLQLAGLRLRVHPQAGEDGEALAEGERLAIDYLGEEVLEAEDPARRRALLELSVLEEMSPELVEHLTGVDDGAAFLEELECESLFVVPVHGVERRFRFHHLFRDVLRIRLRAAAPAVEGTLLRAAAAWHRDQGAIGDAIECLLAARLWTEAIDAILARGRDVYERGETATVARWLGTVPSDVLEQHPDAVVLRGMVEGMSGRDSIADALLRSVIGRPDVPIGTQLVARAYCATGVQFHVPAERYRDDGLAMLAAADAAGDVDVPDLLQITSPAQIRTVAVLSIGRANLFLGDLIEAERWLSDGLASAGASYAPYRIHGLGSLAICHALAGRLNAATASVDEALDLARETGLLAHPAPADAFLAKAVVAIQRGLPESGALALHEGALRASANNRTQLLWIAHAASRLIDADGTDIAAIPPAGPPSPLVRDILQAVEQRRRREAGRSAPPAPHPFWSAAAFEDVAWLLVQGDHAAAEAVLDAAPAPVPLSPAHAVETEVLRAWAAAVAGDRVAARSLLAAALEHAAAEHLVQPFLRAGRAVIALVEGLPEDPAGFGREVVARYRALRAPAGDLPDPLTARELELLAFLPSRLTNAELAARCFVSVNTVKTHMAHIYRKLDAAGRDAAIARARELGLLKEADIAHAG from the coding sequence ATGACGGTGACGCCCGCCATTCCGCCGCACGCGGTGGACAGGCCCCCGCTGCGGGCGCTCCTGGACATCGGCGCGGAAGCTCCCCTCACCCTGGTCGTCGCCCCGGCCGGCTCGGGCAAGACGGTCCTGCTCGCGCAGTGGGCAGCCCACCTGGCGCCGACCGAGTTCGCCTGGCTCGAACTCACGTCGGCGGACAACGACGCCGTCCACCTCGCGCGTCGGCTCGTCTCCGAACTGGGCGAGCTCGACGGGGCCTTCGCCGCGCTGGACGCCCCCCTCGGTACGCCCGGCGCGGGCCTCGGCGCCCCGATGATCGAGGCGCTCGCCGCCGCGTTCGCCGAGGTGCCGTCGCGGATCGTCGTCATCTTCGATGACCTCCACCGGGTCACGAACCGCGACATCATCACCGACCTGTGGCGCCTCGTCGACATGCTGCCGCCCAACGTGCACTTCGTCTTCTCGACGCGGGTCGACCTGCGGCTCGGCTGGAGCCGGCACCGCCTCCGGCACGGCCTCGTCGAGATCCGCGCCGCGCAGCTCGCCTTCGACGATGCGGATGCTGTGCACTTCCTCGAGCGGGTGTCGCGCAGGGCGGTGGAGCCGTCGACCGCGGCTGCCGCCGTCCGGCGGACCGAAGGGTGGGCTGCGGGTCTCCAGCTCGCCGGCCTCCGCCTCCGGGTCCACCCCCAGGCGGGCGAGGACGGCGAGGCGCTCGCCGAGGGGGAACGCCTCGCGATCGACTACCTCGGTGAGGAGGTTCTCGAAGCAGAGGACCCGGCGCGGCGGCGTGCGCTCCTCGAGCTCTCCGTGCTGGAGGAGATGTCGCCGGAGCTCGTCGAGCACCTGACCGGGGTCGACGACGGCGCCGCCTTCCTGGAGGAGTTGGAGTGCGAGTCGCTGTTCGTCGTGCCCGTGCACGGCGTCGAGCGCCGCTTCCGCTTCCACCACCTCTTCCGCGATGTCCTGCGCATCCGGCTGCGCGCGGCGGCACCTGCGGTCGAAGGCACGCTGCTGCGGGCGGCCGCCGCCTGGCATCGCGATCAGGGTGCGATCGGCGACGCCATCGAGTGCCTGCTCGCCGCACGGCTGTGGACCGAGGCGATCGACGCGATCCTCGCGCGCGGCCGTGACGTCTACGAACGAGGCGAGACCGCCACGGTGGCGCGCTGGCTGGGGACCGTGCCGTCGGACGTGCTGGAGCAACATCCCGATGCTGTCGTGCTGCGGGGCATGGTCGAGGGGATGTCCGGCCGCGACTCGATCGCCGATGCTCTGCTGCGCAGCGTCATCGGCCGCCCCGACGTTCCGATCGGCACCCAGCTCGTCGCGCGGGCGTACTGCGCCACCGGTGTGCAGTTCCACGTCCCCGCGGAGCGCTACCGCGACGACGGTCTCGCGATGCTCGCGGCGGCGGACGCGGCGGGCGACGTCGATGTCCCGGACCTGCTGCAGATCACATCACCGGCCCAGATCCGCACCGTCGCAGTCCTGTCGATCGGCCGCGCGAACCTCTTCCTCGGCGATCTCATCGAGGCGGAGCGATGGCTTTCCGACGGACTCGCCAGCGCGGGGGCGAGCTACGCGCCGTATCGCATCCATGGTCTGGGCAGCCTGGCGATCTGCCATGCCCTGGCCGGTCGACTGAATGCCGCGACAGCGAGCGTCGACGAGGCGCTCGATCTCGCCCGCGAGACGGGACTGCTGGCGCATCCCGCACCGGCCGACGCCTTTCTCGCCAAGGCGGTCGTCGCGATCCAACGGGGGCTGCCCGAATCTGGCGCACTGGCCCTGCACGAGGGCGCGCTGCGCGCATCGGCGAACAACCGCACCCAGCTCCTCTGGATCGCGCACGCCGCGTCACGCCTGATCGACGCCGACGGCACCGACATCGCGGCGATCCCTCCTGCGGGGCCGCCGTCGCCGCTCGTCCGCGACATCCTGCAGGCGGTCGAGCAGCGGCGGCGGCGAGAGGCGGGCCGGAGCGCGCCGCCCGCACCGCACCCCTTCTGGTCGGCCGCCGCCTTCGAGGACGTCGCGTGGCTCCTCGTGCAGGGCGACCATGCCGCGGCTGAGGCGGTGCTCGACGCAGCGCCCGCGCCCGTCCCGCTCTCACCCGCCCACGCGGTCGAGACCGAGGTCCTCCGCGCGTGGGCTGCCGCCGTGGCCGGCGACCGTGTCGCGGCGCGATCGCTGCTCGCCGCCGCCCTCGAGCATGCAGCGGCGGAGCACCTCGTGCAGCCGTTCCTCCGCGCGGGCCGTGCCGTCATCGCGCTCGTCGAGGGGCTGCCCGAAGACCCCGCCGGGTTCGGCCGCGAGGTGGTCGCGCGCTACCGTGCGCTGCGCGCGCCGGCCGGCGACCTGCCCGACCCGCTCACGGCGCGCGAGCTCGAGCTGCTCGCCTTCCTGCCGAGTCGGCTCACGAACGCCGAGCTCGCCGCCCGGTGCTTCGTCTCGGTCAACACGGTCAAGACCCATATGGCGCACATCTACCGCAAGCTCGATGCCGCCGGCCGCGACGCCGCGATCGCGCGGGCACGGGAGCTCGGGCTGCTCAAGGAAGCCGATATCGCCCATGCAGGATGA
- a CDS encoding DMT family transporter gives MDRSRAGAPVAAVVVSVVLWSTAYGLSALVLVTASPAVLSELRLLLAVPLLVAMVIVRRAPDRGLCALGAALRRPRTVLLALTGVALFYLPSNLGLALSSAGTAALMSASLPVLTALLAWGMLRERVTGRVAAGLALTTCGIVLASARAAQFGLGAVLLVAGLASYALYTVLLRRLAPPQGGAQRTAGGAAPDPLVLATATAIWGALLLTPWVAVELVAGTAAWPTGTTGWVSILILALVVTGPTMALYNYGAERVPAAFSGTAAAAVPVLGYAFAVVLGEPLEPLKVAGGTLALAGIVLAAMPARASAPVVVSAS, from the coding sequence GTGGATCGATCTCGCGCGGGTGCGCCGGTGGCGGCGGTGGTGGTCTCGGTCGTGCTGTGGTCGACCGCGTACGGCCTGAGCGCGCTCGTGCTGGTAACCGCATCTCCTGCGGTCCTCTCCGAGCTGCGGCTGCTCCTCGCGGTGCCGCTCCTGGTGGCGATGGTGATCGTCCGCCGCGCCCCCGACCGCGGGCTGTGTGCCCTCGGTGCGGCGCTGCGCCGCCCCCGGACGGTGCTGCTCGCGCTGACCGGCGTCGCGCTCTTCTACCTGCCCAGCAACCTGGGTCTCGCCCTGTCATCCGCGGGCACGGCGGCGCTGATGTCGGCCTCGCTCCCCGTGCTCACGGCCCTGCTCGCCTGGGGGATGCTGCGGGAGAGGGTCACCGGACGGGTCGCGGCAGGGCTGGCGCTCACCACCTGCGGCATCGTGCTGGCCTCCGCCCGCGCGGCGCAGTTCGGGCTCGGCGCGGTGCTCCTGGTCGCCGGGCTCGCCTCGTACGCCCTGTACACCGTGCTGCTGCGGCGGCTTGCCCCGCCGCAGGGCGGCGCGCAGCGAACTGCGGGCGGCGCGGCGCCGGACCCCCTGGTCCTCGCGACCGCCACGGCGATCTGGGGCGCCCTCCTGCTGACGCCCTGGGTGGCTGTCGAGCTGGTCGCCGGCACGGCCGCGTGGCCCACGGGCACGACGGGGTGGGTCAGCATCCTCATCCTCGCCCTCGTGGTGACCGGCCCCACGATGGCGCTGTACAACTACGGCGCCGAGCGGGTGCCTGCGGCCTTCTCCGGCACGGCCGCCGCCGCTGTTCCCGTGCTCGGGTACGCCTTCGCCGTCGTGCTCGGAGAGCCGCTCGAGCCGCTCAAGGTCGCCGGCGGCACCCTCGCGCTCGCCGGGATCGTCCTGGCCGCGATGCCCGCCCGCGCGTCCGCGCCCGTCGTGGTCAGCGCTTCTTGA
- a CDS encoding ribonuclease H family protein: MVDRYTVATDGACKGNPGPTGWAWVGEDGHWAAGSLVLGTNNIGELLGLLYAIRDHADVEQLHVQADSKYAIDTYEKWMDGHRRRGWKTAAKAPVKNQDILEQLIEVRDARRAAGLPDVELEHVRGHRGHRLNEWADERAVRAAVHAAGGTESAWSSLGAQDKIDVSVDPVKKR, from the coding sequence ATGGTCGATCGATACACCGTCGCCACCGACGGCGCATGCAAGGGCAACCCGGGTCCGACCGGATGGGCGTGGGTCGGCGAGGACGGCCATTGGGCGGCCGGCTCGCTCGTGCTCGGCACGAACAACATCGGCGAGCTGCTCGGCCTGCTCTACGCGATCCGCGACCACGCCGACGTCGAGCAGCTGCACGTGCAGGCCGACTCGAAGTACGCCATCGACACCTACGAGAAGTGGATGGACGGGCACCGCCGGCGCGGCTGGAAGACCGCCGCGAAGGCGCCGGTGAAGAACCAGGACATCCTCGAGCAGCTCATCGAGGTGCGCGATGCCCGGCGCGCGGCCGGCCTGCCGGACGTCGAGCTCGAGCACGTGCGGGGGCACCGCGGCCACCGGCTCAACGAGTGGGCCGACGAGCGAGCGGTGCGCGCAGCCGTTCATGCCGCCGGAGGGACCGAGAGCGCCTGGTCGTCCCTCGGGGCCCAGGACAAGATCGACGTCAGCGTCGATCCGGTCAAGAAGCGCTGA
- a CDS encoding ATP-dependent DNA ligase — translation MGRFIYDTMSNSVDIDDRTLAHLRIVVMNKLRRAEPFMFDVEMGDGSGRRSFWMHPGVPLQFHFFGSRQAWINRAWIEDLMQAASGPNGLTITPEPAEDKAPEEG, via the coding sequence ATGGGGAGATTCATCTACGACACCATGTCGAATTCCGTCGACATCGACGACCGCACCCTCGCGCATCTGCGCATCGTCGTGATGAACAAGCTGCGCCGTGCCGAGCCGTTCATGTTCGACGTCGAGATGGGCGACGGCAGCGGTCGTCGCAGCTTCTGGATGCACCCGGGGGTGCCGCTCCAGTTCCACTTCTTCGGCAGCCGTCAGGCGTGGATCAACCGCGCCTGGATCGAGGATCTGATGCAGGCCGCGAGCGGTCCGAACGGGCTGACCATCACGCCGGAACCGGCCGAGGACAAGGCGCCCGAAGAGGGCTGA
- a CDS encoding TetR/AcrR family transcriptional regulator has protein sequence MSDSASSLRERRVAETAQSLRAEARRLTAEQGFSGFTIEELCEHVGVSRRTFFNYYASKENAVLGIAVRTDTVELDEAFVAGTGHLLDDLAELLLARWDLFAPTRAEGAELGRVFDREPRLFAHFVALAAESERDDTALALRRPDCAGDALRAATAVHLLGALLRPTVAQYFADGDTDIHGLLRQRLTVARDLLSS, from the coding sequence GTGTCAGATAGTGCATCTTCGTTGCGCGAGCGTCGGGTCGCCGAGACCGCGCAGTCGCTGCGCGCCGAGGCACGTCGCCTGACCGCCGAGCAGGGGTTCTCCGGCTTCACGATCGAGGAGCTCTGCGAGCACGTGGGCGTCTCCCGCCGCACGTTCTTCAACTACTACGCGAGCAAGGAGAACGCCGTCCTCGGGATCGCGGTGCGCACCGACACCGTCGAGCTCGACGAGGCGTTCGTCGCCGGCACGGGGCACCTGCTCGACGACCTGGCCGAGCTCCTGCTCGCCCGCTGGGATCTCTTCGCCCCCACGAGGGCCGAAGGGGCGGAGCTGGGCCGCGTGTTCGACCGCGAGCCCCGCCTGTTCGCCCATTTCGTGGCCCTGGCCGCCGAGAGCGAGCGCGACGACACCGCGCTCGCACTGCGTCGCCCCGACTGCGCAGGCGACGCCCTGCGCGCGGCGACCGCGGTGCACCTGCTCGGCGCACTGCTCCGCCCGACCGTCGCGCAGTACTTCGCCGACGGCGACACCGACATCCACGGCCTGCTGCGACAGCGCCTGACGGTCGCCCGCGACCTCCTCTCCTCCTGA
- a CDS encoding AI-2E family transporter, which yields MSHPRARLRPARPAALRRLAEGKPVPGRIGVLAAIERPLVIAFIATLGVLGGIVLGSAIASITTILAYIFMALFIALGLDPVVRRLERRGLKRGGAIGLVFAVFAVVVLLLAVYVLPRVIAETAAFIGSLPEAIAGIESADWFTSMSADAQTAISHGLDELTAALARPETIAAIGGGALAVGVGIISGISAGFVVVALTLYFLASLEAMKLALYALAPARSRVRLADMTERVTASVGSSLLGSVVLSSINAGVVLGLHLLIGLPYPVLMAAIAFVITLIPLFGSVIFLVLGSLVALLSSPAQALGFAIGYLVYIQLESYVVSPRVMNKAIAIPAALVLIGALVGGTLLGVLGVLIALPVMATILLIIREVVVPKQDAKL from the coding sequence ATGAGTCACCCGCGCGCACGCCTGCGACCGGCGCGGCCGGCCGCGTTGCGGCGCCTGGCCGAGGGGAAGCCGGTGCCCGGGCGGATCGGGGTGCTCGCGGCGATCGAGCGCCCGCTCGTCATCGCGTTCATCGCGACGCTGGGCGTGCTCGGCGGCATCGTGCTCGGCTCGGCCATCGCATCGATCACGACGATCCTGGCGTACATCTTCATGGCGCTGTTCATCGCACTCGGCCTGGATCCGGTGGTGCGCAGACTCGAGCGCCGCGGACTCAAGCGCGGCGGCGCGATCGGCCTCGTCTTCGCCGTGTTCGCCGTCGTGGTGCTCCTGCTCGCGGTCTACGTCCTGCCCCGCGTCATCGCCGAGACCGCCGCCTTCATCGGCTCGCTGCCGGAGGCGATCGCCGGGATCGAGTCGGCCGACTGGTTCACCTCAATGTCGGCTGATGCGCAGACCGCGATCTCGCACGGTCTCGACGAACTGACGGCCGCGCTGGCCCGCCCCGAGACCATCGCGGCGATCGGCGGCGGTGCGCTCGCCGTCGGCGTGGGCATCATCAGCGGCATCTCGGCCGGGTTCGTCGTGGTCGCCCTGACGCTGTACTTCCTCGCGTCGCTCGAGGCGATGAAGCTCGCTCTCTACGCGCTGGCGCCCGCACGCTCCCGGGTCCGGCTGGCCGACATGACCGAGCGCGTGACGGCGTCGGTGGGCAGCTCACTGCTCGGATCGGTCGTGCTGTCGTCGATCAACGCCGGCGTGGTGCTCGGACTGCACCTGCTGATCGGGCTCCCTTACCCGGTGCTCATGGCGGCGATCGCGTTCGTCATCACCCTCATCCCGCTGTTCGGGTCGGTCATCTTCCTCGTGCTCGGCTCCCTGGTCGCGCTGCTGTCGAGCCCCGCGCAGGCGCTCGGGTTCGCCATCGGGTACCTCGTGTACATCCAGCTGGAGTCGTACGTCGTCAGTCCCAGGGTCATGAACAAGGCCATCGCGATCCCCGCGGCGCTCGTCCTGATCGGCGCGCTGGTCGGCGGAACTCTCCTCGGGGTCCTCGGCGTGCTCATCGCGCTCCCCGTGATGGCGACGATCCTGCTGATCATCCGCGAGGTCGTCGTCCCCAAGCAGGACGCCAAGCTCTGA
- a CDS encoding glutaminase, whose translation MNEPLAALLDGARARLDGAHREALGELVSPRRVLGLARAPRIVPRGTAWHLGVLLLTDDAVLATGEIVVAREEVRRGFAAESQRRRAELAAAAHRGGFPEGRPVHIGWRMLSLDAVDGESDPLRVVSGVPSVRWSAAGGHVPLAAYLDERIELLVHPPAGA comes from the coding sequence GTGAACGAGCCCCTCGCCGCCCTGCTGGACGGGGCCAGAGCGCGCCTCGACGGCGCGCACCGCGAGGCGCTCGGCGAGCTGGTGTCGCCGCGGCGGGTGCTCGGTCTCGCGCGGGCGCCGCGGATCGTGCCACGGGGCACCGCCTGGCACCTCGGCGTGCTGCTGCTCACCGACGATGCCGTGCTCGCCACCGGCGAGATCGTGGTGGCGCGGGAGGAGGTGCGCCGCGGCTTCGCGGCCGAGTCGCAGCGGCGTCGCGCGGAGCTCGCCGCCGCCGCGCATCGCGGTGGCTTCCCGGAGGGTCGTCCCGTGCACATCGGATGGCGGATGCTGTCGCTCGACGCCGTCGACGGGGAATCCGATCCGCTGCGCGTCGTCTCCGGTGTGCCGAGCGTGCGGTGGAGCGCTGCCGGCGGCCACGTGCCGCTCGCAGCGTACCTGGACGAGCGGATCGAGCTGCTCGTGCACCCGCCTGCGGGGGCCTAG
- a CDS encoding MDR family MFS transporter yields MTTLSPAPLLLTKRRIWIIFSALIAGMLLSSLDQTIVSTAMPTIVGQLGGVDHQVWITTAYLLATTIVMPIYGKFGDVLGRRRLFLVAIALFTLASVGCAFAGDFWMFVVFRAVQGLGAGGLMILSQAIIADIVPASERGKYLGPLGAIFGLSAVAGPLLGGFFVDHLTWQWAFYINIPVGIAAFVIALFALTLPDKKATKRIDILGVLFLSAATTCLIFFTDFGGDSEFGWDSLATWAWGIGFLIAVAGFIFTEAKAEDPIIPLGLFRNPVFVNATAIGLTLGLGMFAAIGFVPTFLQMSSGTSAAASGLLMIPMMVGLMGTSIASGLLITKTGRYKIFPIIGTLVTAVAMVAMTTLTAATPIWLICVFLFVFGAGLGLIMQVVVLVVQNAVPASEIGTATSTNNYFREVGAALGTAVFGTIFTTRLTQNLQDVFLGAGIPAADAANATSSLDPQTLSQLPDSLRDGVVNAYADALAPVFWYLLPFIGLAFLLSLFLKQIPLSDVAGLVARGEAIGGEEAELLEAQQRDEARTLATPPVR; encoded by the coding sequence ATGACCACGCTTTCCCCCGCGCCCCTGCTGCTGACCAAGCGGCGAATCTGGATCATCTTCAGCGCCCTCATCGCCGGGATGCTGCTGTCCAGCCTCGACCAGACGATCGTCTCGACCGCGATGCCGACGATCGTCGGCCAGCTCGGCGGCGTCGACCACCAGGTCTGGATCACCACCGCCTACCTCCTGGCCACCACGATCGTCATGCCCATCTACGGCAAGTTCGGCGACGTGCTCGGCCGCCGACGGCTGTTCCTCGTCGCGATCGCGCTGTTCACGCTCGCCTCGGTCGGCTGCGCGTTCGCCGGGGACTTCTGGATGTTCGTCGTGTTCCGCGCCGTCCAGGGCCTGGGCGCCGGTGGCCTGATGATCCTGTCGCAGGCGATCATCGCCGACATCGTGCCCGCGTCGGAGCGCGGCAAGTACCTCGGCCCGCTCGGCGCGATCTTCGGCCTGTCCGCGGTCGCCGGCCCCCTCCTGGGCGGCTTCTTCGTCGATCACCTCACCTGGCAGTGGGCGTTCTACATCAACATCCCCGTGGGCATCGCCGCATTCGTGATCGCCCTGTTCGCCCTGACGCTGCCCGACAAGAAGGCGACCAAGCGGATCGACATCCTCGGCGTCCTGTTCCTCTCGGCCGCGACGACCTGCCTCATCTTCTTCACCGACTTTGGCGGCGACTCCGAGTTCGGGTGGGACTCGCTCGCGACCTGGGCGTGGGGCATCGGCTTCCTCATCGCCGTGGCGGGCTTCATCTTCACCGAGGCGAAGGCGGAGGACCCGATCATCCCGCTGGGCCTGTTCCGCAACCCGGTGTTCGTCAATGCGACCGCCATCGGCCTCACGCTCGGCCTCGGCATGTTCGCCGCGATCGGGTTCGTCCCCACGTTCCTGCAGATGTCCTCCGGCACGTCGGCGGCAGCATCCGGCCTTCTGATGATCCCGATGATGGTGGGCCTGATGGGCACCTCGATCGCCTCGGGACTGCTCATCACCAAGACCGGCCGCTACAAGATCTTCCCGATCATCGGCACCCTCGTCACGGCGGTCGCGATGGTCGCGATGACGACGCTCACCGCGGCGACCCCGATCTGGCTGATCTGCGTGTTCCTGTTCGTGTTCGGCGCGGGCCTCGGCCTCATCATGCAGGTCGTCGTGCTCGTCGTGCAGAACGCGGTACCGGCGTCCGAGATCGGCACCGCCACCAGCACGAACAACTACTTCCGCGAGGTGGGGGCGGCGCTCGGCACCGCCGTATTCGGCACGATCTTCACCACGCGCCTGACGCAGAACCTGCAGGACGTGTTCCTCGGGGCGGGCATCCCGGCGGCGGATGCGGCGAACGCGACGTCGTCGCTGGACCCGCAGACGCTGAGCCAGCTGCCTGATTCGCTGCGCGACGGCGTCGTGAACGCCTACGCCGATGCCCTCGCTCCGGTGTTCTGGTACCTGCTGCCCTTCATCGGGCTCGCGTTCCTGCTCTCGCTCTTCCTCAAGCAGATCCCGCTGTCCGACGTCGCCGGTCTGGTGGCCCGTGGCGAGGCGATCGGCGGCGAGGAGGCGGAGCTGCTCGAGGCGCAGCAGCGCGACGAGGCCCGCACCCTGGCCACCCCACCCGTCCGCTGA
- a CDS encoding cation transporter — MATVADEARALRVSLIANAVLSLGALALGLVLGIRVLVFDGAFGIIGMVTTWMALGASRKALQDPTRRNPFGWPALVPLVVAVQGVAALATLVIAAGDAVIVIADGGQDIAVGVVAGYGVVLAVGSGIVAWWLGRTSSDLVHAEALDWRGSAIRAAVVAAGAGVAAILSAASVTSLLPYVDPVLVLASCVLVAPLPISLVRHGVGELLEGAPPAGTAAQVDAAVVAVTDARGLSAPVVRAAKLGHRLYLEVIYHVEPGRWSIDEQDEIRRDILTRLDGLGLEVWPSIELTTDPGFD, encoded by the coding sequence ATGGCGACCGTTGCGGACGAAGCGCGCGCACTGCGCGTCTCCCTGATCGCGAATGCGGTGCTCTCGCTGGGGGCGCTCGCACTCGGACTCGTCCTGGGGATCCGGGTGCTCGTGTTCGACGGGGCTTTCGGGATCATCGGCATGGTCACGACGTGGATGGCGCTCGGTGCGTCGCGCAAAGCGCTTCAGGATCCGACGCGCAGGAACCCGTTCGGATGGCCCGCGCTCGTGCCCCTCGTCGTCGCGGTGCAGGGCGTCGCCGCACTCGCGACCCTGGTGATCGCCGCAGGGGATGCGGTGATCGTCATCGCGGACGGCGGCCAGGACATCGCCGTGGGCGTCGTCGCCGGCTACGGCGTCGTGCTCGCCGTCGGCTCGGGGATCGTGGCGTGGTGGCTGGGGCGCACCTCGAGCGACCTCGTGCACGCGGAGGCGCTGGACTGGCGCGGCAGCGCGATCCGTGCGGCGGTCGTCGCCGCCGGCGCCGGTGTTGCGGCGATCCTGTCGGCGGCGTCGGTCACCTCGCTGCTCCCGTACGTCGACCCGGTGCTCGTGCTGGCGTCGTGCGTGCTCGTCGCGCCCCTGCCGATCTCGCTGGTGCGACACGGGGTCGGCGAGCTCCTGGAGGGCGCCCCGCCCGCAGGCACCGCCGCGCAGGTGGACGCCGCTGTCGTCGCGGTGACGGATGCCCGTGGCCTGTCGGCACCGGTCGTCCGGGCGGCCAAGCTCGGCCATCGCCTATACCTCGAGGTCATCTACCACGTCGAGCCGGGGCGCTGGTCGATCGATGAGCAGGACGAGATCCGCCGTGACATCCTGACCCGCCTGGACGGGCTCGGACTGGAGGTGTGGCCGTCGATCGAGCTCACCACCGACCCGGGCTTCGACTGA
- a CDS encoding SLC13 family permease → MDPIVATLSILALAIIAFVSNRLPLGIVALGVSLALFFTGVLTLPQALAGFGDPTVLFIAALFVVSESLDATGVTAWAGQKVIARAGTKRVVLLIVICLLSAVVTAVISINGAVAALLPLVVVVAARAGIPTSQLLMPLAFAGHAGSMLLLTGTPVNIIVSEFAEQSGGRAFGYAEFALVGVPLVLGSLLIIVLFGRRLLPSRNGALMPTDLVRHARLLRGQYDLSLDTGTLLGPVNGVTEVVIPPRSPLIGTIVSPGMATPDGQLVVLAARRGEDQLKGQRIVVQAGDALLLQGTWDDLSRHTQGDSVLAVDAPEQLRRAVPLGKGARRALWILLAMVVLLATGLVPPAVAALLAAGALVVTRTVTTTQAYHSISWTTIVLIAGMIPLSTAVTQTGTADLVAGRLLALMGDANPYAVLLVLVLLTLVLGQLISNAATVLVIAPIAVSVATTMDLSVQPFMMALTVAGAAAFFTPIATPANLMVMEPGGYRFGDYWKLGLPLAVLFVAVAVMYVPLIWPFAG, encoded by the coding sequence GTGGACCCCATCGTCGCAACGCTGTCGATCCTCGCCCTGGCGATCATCGCGTTCGTGAGCAACCGCCTGCCCCTCGGCATCGTCGCGCTCGGCGTCTCACTCGCTCTCTTCTTCACCGGCGTGCTGACGCTGCCGCAGGCCCTCGCGGGCTTCGGCGATCCGACCGTGCTGTTCATCGCGGCGCTGTTCGTCGTGAGCGAGTCGCTCGATGCCACCGGCGTGACGGCCTGGGCAGGGCAGAAGGTGATCGCGCGCGCCGGGACGAAGCGCGTCGTGCTGCTCATCGTGATCTGCCTGCTGTCGGCGGTCGTGACCGCCGTGATCAGCATCAACGGCGCGGTCGCGGCGCTGCTGCCGCTGGTGGTCGTCGTGGCCGCGCGCGCCGGGATCCCGACATCCCAGCTGCTCATGCCGCTCGCCTTCGCCGGGCATGCCGGGTCGATGCTGCTGCTGACGGGTACGCCGGTGAACATCATCGTGTCGGAGTTCGCCGAGCAGAGCGGCGGTCGGGCGTTCGGCTACGCGGAGTTCGCGCTGGTCGGCGTGCCCCTGGTGCTCGGGTCGCTGCTGATCATCGTGCTGTTCGGGCGGCGGCTGCTGCCGAGCCGCAACGGCGCGCTCATGCCGACCGACCTCGTCCGTCACGCCCGGCTGCTGCGAGGGCAATACGACCTGAGCCTGGACACCGGCACGCTGCTGGGCCCGGTGAACGGGGTCACCGAGGTCGTGATCCCGCCTCGTTCGCCACTGATCGGCACGATCGTGTCGCCTGGCATGGCCACGCCGGACGGCCAGCTCGTCGTCCTCGCCGCGCGCCGCGGCGAGGATCAGCTCAAGGGGCAGCGCATCGTCGTGCAGGCGGGCGACGCGCTGCTGCTGCAGGGCACGTGGGACGATCTGTCGCGGCACACCCAGGGCGACAGCGTGCTGGCCGTGGATGCGCCGGAGCAGCTGCGCCGCGCGGTGCCCCTCGGGAAGGGTGCGCGGCGGGCGCTCTGGATCCTCCTCGCGATGGTGGTCCTGCTCGCCACCGGGCTGGTGCCGCCCGCGGTCGCGGCCCTGCTCGCGGCAGGCGCGCTCGTCGTCACGCGCACCGTCACCACCACGCAGGCGTACCACTCGATCTCGTGGACCACGATCGTGCTCATCGCGGGGATGATCCCGCTGTCGACCGCCGTCACCCAGACCGGCACGGCCGACCTTGTCGCCGGACGCCTGCTCGCCCTGATGGGCGACGCGAACCCGTACGCCGTGCTGCTCGTGCTGGTGCTGCTCACCCTCGTGCTCGGCCAGCTGATCAGCAACGCCGCCACGGTGCTGGTGATCGCACCCATCGCGGTGTCGGTCGCCACGACCATGGACCTGTCCGTCCAGCCGTTCATGATGGCGCTGACCGTCGCCGGCGCCGCCGCGTTCTTCACCCCGATCGCGACGCCCGCGAACCTCATGGTGATGGAGCCGGGCGGCTACCGCTTCGGCGACTACTGGAAGCTCGGCCTTCCCCTCGCGGTGCTGTTCGTCGCGGTCGCCGTCATGTATGTGCCGCTCATCTGGCCGTTCGCGGGCTGA